The Salicibibacter halophilus DNA window TCAAAGATTTTCGGCACTTTGTAGCTTGCCATTCTTTTTTTGCACCAGGAAGTAAGATCTTCTTCTGTCAGCGTTTCTCCTTCTTTTGCCACAACGGAAGCTTTTAGCGTTTCCCCGCGGTAAGGATCGGGCACCCCATAAACGACGAGCTCACGTACGCCCGGATGTTGATACATCATTTCTTCGACTTCACCCGGATAAATATTAAATCCGCTGCTGATCACCATTTCTTTTTTTCTCCCAACAATGTAAAAGTACCCTTCTTCGTCCATTTCGGCAATATCCCCGGTCGCGAACCAACCATTTTGCAACTGGGCATCCGTCTCTTCTTGCTCGTTCCAATATCCAAGCATCACTTGAGGACCTTTGACCCACAACTCCCCTGCTTGGCCGATCGACACCGGTTCATGCGTGTCTAGATCAACAATCTCACAGTCCGTTCCCGGCAGCGGCAGTCCGATGCTTCCCGACTTTCTCTTTCCGCGAAACGGGTTTCGATGCGTCGTCGGCGACGTTTCCGACAGCCCGTATCCTTCCGATATGACGCCGCTGGTCATCTGTTCCACTTTATGCAAGACTTCGACCGGCAAAGGGGCACTCCCACTCGTCATAATTTTGATCGAATCAAGGGCGATGGGGTTTTTTTCCGCATATCGCAACAACCCGATGTACATCGTTGGAACAGCGGGAAAATACGTCGGCCGATACCGTTCAATGATCTCTACCGCTTCTTCCACCGTCCATTTTCGCATGCAAATAATCGTCGCCGCGGCAAACACGCCTTGATTGATCACGCTCGACATTGCCATCACATGATAAAAAGGGGCCGCGCCCAGAAAAACCTCCCCGGGCCTCTGTAACGTATTAGATGTAAATGCAAACGTTTGGAGCACGTTTCCGACCAAATTGTAATGGGTCAACACTGCCCCTTTCGGCGTACCGGTCGTCCCACCCGTAAATTGAATCAACGCCGGGTCTTTCTTCGGATCAATCGATATTTCCGGAGCGGACGCGGGATCTCCTTGATCAAGGAGATCATGAAAATGATATTCGTTCTCCGCGAAAGAAGAAGAGAGGGAGCCCCGATCTGTAAAGACGACAACTTTCAGCGATTGTACCGCTGCTAATTTTTCTTGTTGGTTTGCCTCGCCAATCGTAACTTTCGGCTCCGTTTGCCGAAAAATATGCGCGAGTTCTGCCTCCTGATACATCGGGTTCACTTGCACGACAATCCCGCCAATCCGCTGAACGGCAAAATGACTGATGATATATTCCACGCAGTTCGGGAGCATTACGGCGACGCGGTCCCCTTTTTGCACCCCTAAATCATGGAGGGCCGTTGCGAAGCGGTCAACTTCTTCTTTTAATTCGTCATACGTGTAAATGATCTTGCCGTCAATCACCGCGAGAATAGACCCGTAATCTTCTGCTGTCCGTTTCAAAAAATCATACAAAGAAAGATTCGGGACATCGATGTCCGCAGGCACATTTTCCGGATAATGGTCAAGCCATATACGATCCATGCCGTTACGAACCTTTCAACATATTCTTCGAGATAATCAGTCTTTGAATTTCATTTGTGCCTTCATAAATTTTTGTGATGCGCGCGTCCCGATAGAAACGTTCAGCAGGATATTCTGCCATATAGCCCATGCCGCCGTGGATCTGTACCGCTTTATCAGCCACTTTGTTATACGTTTCCGTTGCAAATAATTTGGCCATCGAGCTATCTTTAATCGCTTTTTCGCCTTGGTCGATCAACCACGCGGCTCGGTAAGTCATCGTCTTGGCCGCTTCCGTTTCCGTTTCCATTTCCGCTAACATCCATTGAATCGCTTGTTGTTGGGAGATCGGTTTTCCGAATTGTTTTCGTTCTTCGGCATACTCGATCGAAAGATCTATCAATTTCTTCGAAGAACCAACGGAACGGGCGGCAAGACCTACGCGGCCTTCCCCTAAAATCGTAAGCGCCGATACGTAACCCATCCCTACTTCACCGATGACGTTTTCATCGGGAACTTCACAATTTTCAAAGATTACTTGGCTCGTGTGCGACCCTCTTAAGCCCATTTTCTTATCCGGCTTTCCGACCGTAATTCCCGGAAAATCCTTTTCGATGACGAAGGCAGTGATGCCGCCTTTTGCTCCTTTTTCTTTGTCGGTAAGCGCGAAAACAGTAAAAACATCGGCGATGGGC harbors:
- a CDS encoding long-chain-fatty-acid--CoA ligase, coding for MDRIWLDHYPENVPADIDVPNLSLYDFLKRTAEDYGSILAVIDGKIIYTYDELKEEVDRFATALHDLGVQKGDRVAVMLPNCVEYIISHFAVQRIGGIVVQVNPMYQEAELAHIFRQTEPKVTIGEANQQEKLAAVQSLKVVVFTDRGSLSSSFAENEYHFHDLLDQGDPASAPEISIDPKKDPALIQFTGGTTGTPKGAVLTHYNLVGNVLQTFAFTSNTLQRPGEVFLGAAPFYHVMAMSSVINQGVFAAATIICMRKWTVEEAVEIIERYRPTYFPAVPTMYIGLLRYAEKNPIALDSIKIMTSGSAPLPVEVLHKVEQMTSGVISEGYGLSETSPTTHRNPFRGKRKSGSIGLPLPGTDCEIVDLDTHEPVSIGQAGELWVKGPQVMLGYWNEQEETDAQLQNGWFATGDIAEMDEEGYFYIVGRKKEMVISSGFNIYPGEVEEMMYQHPGVRELVVYGVPDPYRGETLKASVVAKEGETLTEEDLTSWCKKRMASYKVPKIFDFRMSLPKTSVGKILRRQLVQETVDEMEKEGSQ
- a CDS encoding acyl-CoA dehydrogenase family protein, with translation MDFNISEENEQMRMMVKNFVENEVEPYAQQIEEEDEIPQHLIDQAKELGLFGLSIPEEYGGIGLDTVGKCIVYEQLGRTHNGYVSLIGAHTGIGSTGLVRLASEELKQKYLPDLASGNKIGCFALSEPGAGSDATNLGTTAEKKGDKWIVNGTKHFITNAPIADVFTVFALTDKEKGAKGGITAFVIEKDFPGITVGKPDKKMGLRGSHTSQVIFENCEVPDENVIGEVGMGYVSALTILGEGRVGLAARSVGSSKKLIDLSIEYAEERKQFGKPISQQQAIQWMLAEMETETEAAKTMTYRAAWLIDQGEKAIKDSSMAKLFATETYNKVADKAVQIHGGMGYMAEYPAERFYRDARITKIYEGTNEIQRLIISKNMLKGS